A stretch of Henckelia pumila isolate YLH828 chromosome 4, ASM3356847v2, whole genome shotgun sequence DNA encodes these proteins:
- the LOC140866054 gene encoding glucose-6-phosphate isomerase, cytosolic 1, with product MASSALICETDPWKDLKAHVHDIEKTHLRELMNDVERCQSMMTGFDGILLDYSRQCATLDTLKKLYNLAEAAHLKEKINRMFDGEHINSTENRSVLHIALRAPRDVVINSDGKNVVPDVWQVLDKIKDFSDAIRSGAWVGATGKALKDVIAIGIGGSFLGPLFVHTALQTDPEAAEFAEGRQLRFLANVDPIDIARNIAGLNPETTLVVVVSKTFTTAETMLNARTLREWITTALGPQAVAKHMIAVSTNLPLVEKFGIDPKNAFAFWDWVGGRYSVCSAVGVLPLSLQYGFSVVEKFLKGAWSIDQHVHSAPFEKNLPVLLGLLSVWNVSFLGYPARAILPYSQALEKFAPHIQQVSMESNGKGVSIDGVPLPYETGEIDFGEPGTNGQHSFYQLIHQGRVIPCDFIGVVKSQQPVYLKGEIVSNHDELMSNFFAQPDALAYGKTPEQLLNENVPRHLITHKTFSGNRPSLSLLLPSLNAYNVGQLLGIYEHRIAVEGFVWGINSFDQWGVELGKSLATQVRKQFHASRKKGEPIEGFNFSTTTLLTRYLEASWDVPKEDCTALPKSYL from the exons ATGGCTTCGTCTGCTTTAATCTGCGAAACTGACCCGTGGAAGGATTTGAAG GCCCATGTTCACGACATTGAGAAGACACATTTGCGGGAATTGATGAACGATGTTGAGAGGTGCCAGTCAATGATGACAGG TTTTGATGGGATTTTGTTGGATTACTCGAGGCAGTGTGCCACTCTTGACACCTTGAAGAAGCTCTACAACTTAGCCGAG GCGGCACACTTGAAAGAAAAGATCAACCGGATGTTCGATGGGGAGCAT ataAACAGCACCGAGAATAGATCTGTTCTTCACATAGCACTTCGTGCTCCCCGAGATGTAGTCATAAATAGTGATGGTAAGAATGTTGTCCCAGATGTTTGGCAAGTTCTTGATAAGATCAAGGACTTCTCTGACGCAATTCGTAGTGGTGCTTGG GTTGGAGCGACAGGGAAAGCATTGAAAGATGTCATAGCAATTGGGATCGGAGGCAGTTTCCTCGGACCACTGTTTGTGCATACTGCACTTCAAACAG ATCCCGAAGCTGCTGAATTTGCAGAAGGTCGCCAGCTGCGCTT CCTCGCAAATGTTGATCCAATTGACATTGCACGAAACATTGCAGGGTTGAACCCTGAAACGACATTGG TTGTTGTGGTCTCAAAGACTTTCACGACGGCTGAGACCATGTTGAATGCTCGAACTCTGAGAGAGTGGATAACAACTGCATTGGG GCCACAAGCAGTGGCAAAGCATATGATTGCTGTCAGTACCAACCTACCG CTTGTTGAAAAGTTCGGCATTGACCCAAAAAATGCTTTTGCATTCTGGGATTGGGTGGGAGGACGTTATAGTG TTTGCAGCGCTGTTGGAGTGTTGCCTCTTTCTCTGCAATATGGTTTTTCAGTTGTTGAAAA GTTTCTAAAGGGAGCTTGGAGCATTGACCAACATGTTCATTCAGCTCCCTTTGAGAAAAATTTACCT GTTCTATTAGGCTTATTGAGTGTTTGGAATGTTTCATTCCTTGGATATCCTGCGAGA GCAATTTTACCTTATTCTCAAGCACTGGAaaagtttgcaccacatatccAGCAG GTTAGTATGGAGAGTAATGGGAAAGGGGTATCAATTGATGGTGTGCCCCTTCCATATGAAACAGGTGAAATTGATTTTGGTGAACCAGGAACAAATGGACAACATAGTTTTTACCAACTAATTCACCAG GGTCGCGTTATCCCATGTGATTTTATTGGCGTGGTTAAGAGTCAACAACCTGTTTACCTGAAAG GTGAAATAGTGAGTAACCATGATGAGCTCATGTCGAACTTCTTTGCCCAACCAGATGCACTTGCATATGGAAAG ACCCCAGAACAGCTGTTAAATGAGAATGTTCCTCGGCATCTCATAACTCACAAG ACTTTCTCTGGAAATCGCCCTTCTCTCAGCCTGCTACTTCCTTCACTGAATGCTTACAATGTTGGACAG CTATTGGGGATTTATGAACACAGAATTGCTGTCGAAGGATTTGTGTGGGGTATCAATTCTTTCGACCAGTGGGGAGTGGAACTGGGAAAA TCACTGGCTACTCAAGTTAGAAAGCAGTTCCATGCATCCCGAAAGAAAGGTGAACCAATTGAAGGCTTCAATTTCAGTACTACAACTTTGCTTACGAGATATCTAGAG GCAAGTTGGGATGTTCCCAAGGAGGATTGCACAGCTCTACCAAAGAGTTATCTATGA
- the LOC140866055 gene encoding deoxyuridine 5'-triphosphate nucleotidohydrolase: protein MAQVVENQNDCLEIEEPLMKIPKLHQNGLCCGITSFLKVKKLSEKAVLPSRGSSLSAGYDLSSAADVKVPARGKAMIPTDLSIAIPEGTYARIAPRSGLTWKNSIDVGAGVIDADYRGPVGVILFNHSDVDFEVKIGDRIAQLIIEKIMTPEVAEVDDLDSTVRGFGGFGSTGI, encoded by the exons ATGGCACAAGTGGTTGAAAACCAAAACGACTGCCTTGAAATCGAAGAACCCTTGATGAAAATTCCAAAGCTCCACCAAAACGGGCTATGCTGTGGAATCACTTCGTTTTTGAAGGTGAAAAAGCTCTCTGAGAAAGCCGTTTTGCCTTCAAGAGGGTCGTCTCTCTCTGCTGGCTACGATCTATCCAG TGCGGCAGACGTTAAAGTTCCGGCCAGAGGAAAAGCCATGATTCCCACAGATCTGAGCATCGCGATTCCTGAAGGAACTTACGCTCGTATTG CACCGCGATCGGGATTAACGTGGAAGAATTCGATAGATGTGGGGGCAGGTGTGATCGACGCGGATTACAGGGGACCGGTTGGGGTGATATTGTTCAATCATTCGGATGTGGATTTCGAAGTGAAGATTGGTGATAGGATCGCACAACTGATTATCGAAAAGATCATGACACCTGAGGTTGCTGAGGTTGATGATCTTGATTCGACTGTCCGAGGATTCGGAGGGTTCGGATCGACTGGCATTTAG
- the LOC140866305 gene encoding uncharacterized protein — MKDEESQTPQLTPSGSSSSSSSSSTSSATSLSFKKDGSGFEGLFGRGKYKLWALAVIILLALWSMFTGSVTLKWSAVDLKSSSHELDPSIHGDLDVLDVDEREKMVRQMWNVYKHSKIVRLPRFWQDAFGAAYQDLTSEVSSVRDTALFEIAKMSFRSRMLYEPPPLQSNSRVSKNEETSKFQVGKTRN; from the exons ATGAAAGATGAAGAATCCCAGACTCCTCAATTAACTCCAAGCGGCAGTAGTAgtagcagcagcagcagcagcacaaGTTCCGCTACAAGTTTGAGTTTCAAGAAAGATGGATCAGGTTTCGAGGGATTGTTTGGGAGAGGCAAATACAAGTTATGGGCTTTGGCTGTAATTATTTTGCTTGCACTTTGGTCCATGTTTACTGGCTCCGTCACTCTGAAATGGTCTGCCGTTGATCTTAAGAGCTCCTCGCATGAATTGGACCCCTCCATCCATGGTGATCTTGATGTTTTG GATGTGGATGAAAGGGAGAAGATGGTGAGGCAAATGTGGAATGTGTACAAGCACAGCAAGATTGTTAGGCTGCCAAGATTCTGGCAAGACGCGTTTGGGGCAGCATACCAAGACTTGACCAGTGAGGTATCCAGTGTGCGGGACACAGCACTCTTTGAGATTGCCAAGATGTCCTTCCGGTCGAGGATGTTATACGAGCCGCCTCCCCTTCAATCCAATTCTAG GGTATCCAAGAACGAAGAGACTTCAAAATTTCAGGTGGGGAAGACAAGAAACTAA
- the LOC140865966 gene encoding uncharacterized protein: protein MDSSGYDHFIRTIRSGVEIKVCNIDSHRRPALSFKSLTDVCKSEDSKKLIRPCTIDSLNTDKDSMLDSDQMKSRMSCLSKAERKLSEIKPRSDNFTPCSDNDMGSDLDDDTTLEQLKQSSKAKRKKSSYFGLHSVKANEDEKKLQDESDLDEPLIRLKSNFPKNSNAKRKRVNGNFSMSSTIAFAVKSEQNLVSEDSLLIVHERVPVVHVKSEAPEAAQLGCQSTSFADCLSIDHDKGSSYCGVVPNKFLEVVQSENREPLLPAKECQSCLTNEISYEHLEGIEPTCMTVPLDRVRVKEENLDLSCPEFLVLPPTFESRNEVGRALSCRSEPSEDWSSDVLCQSSMEEIPYPSNSSGIHISDMADDNNVGGMGLNHEININISKEKDELDFPEKQNDYLKRQDSSPENKAYGGSYVHSTPEQHQHPERLLSTRKAISPSTQEKLCLAMESIDLYNDAKKFSPGKFSRRKVVTNPREIVQKSKKTQRNDESSRISRSLPNLSSGCASIKHCSESAIVFSQRQMHDIESLAGKLMSELKSMKDIVEQKLLFEAYRNASLKNDADEVKLVIDNVTKTEEAATKWLNMMSRDCNRFCKIMKLSPNNIDTYKNAAPREGKKIRFADEAGGELCHVKFFEGIDRNLGERHKRSLRGIVNLYDDLNI from the exons ATGGATTCTTCAGGCTATGATCATTTTATCCGAACTATTAGGAGTGGTGTGGAAATAAAAGTTTGCAACATAGATTCCCATAGAAGGCCAGCTCTTTCATTCAAGAGTCTAACTGATGTATGCAAGAGTGAAGATTCCAAAAAACTCATACGACCATGTACAATTGATTCACTCAATACAGATAAAGATTCAATGCTTGACTCTGACCAAATGAAAAGCAGAATGTCATGTTTGTCAAAGGCTGAAAGAAAATTAAGTGAAATAAAACCTAGAAGTGACAACTTTACTCCATGTTCCGATAATGATATGGGGAGTGATTTGGATGATGACACCACTTTGGAACAGCTTAAACAGAGTTCCAAAGCAAAGAGAAAGAAATCTAGTTACTTTGGTCTGCATTCAGTTAAAGCTAATGAAGACGAAAAGAAACTGCAAGATGAATCTGACCTTGATGAGCCCCTTATTAGGTTGAAATCAAACTTCCCAAAGAACTCAAATGCCAAAAGAAAACGTGTGAATGGAAATTTTTCTATGTCTTCAACCATTGCCTTTGCTGTAAAATCTGAACAGAATCTAGTGTCTGAAGACTCCCTTCTAATCGTACATGAAAGAGTTCCAGTAGTTCACGTCAAATCCGAGGCCCCAGAAGCTGCACAATTAGGATGCCAAAGCACTTCTTTTGCCGACTGTTTATCTATTGACCATGATAAAGGATCGAGTTATTGTGGTGTAGTGCCGAACAAATTTTTGGAGGTGGTTCAGAGTGAAAATAGAGAGCCACTATTGCCTGCGAAAGAATGTCAAAGTTGTCTCACTAACGAGATCTCATATGAACACTTGGAGGGTATTGAGCCTACATGTATGACTGTTCCATTGGATAGAGTGCGCGTCAAGGAAGAAAATCTGGATTTGAGTTGTCCAGAGTTTCTAGTTTTGCCTCCAACATTTGAGAGCCGAAACGAGGTTGGAAGGGCACTTTCTTGCAGAAGTGAACCTTCCGAGGATTGGAGTTCGGATGTGCTTTGTCAATCCAGCATGGAAGAGATACCATACCCAAGCAACAGTTCTGGCATTCACATTTCTGATATGGCTGATGATAATAACGTTGGCGGCATGGGACTTAATCATGAAATCAATATTAACATCTCAAAGGAGAAAGATGAGCTGGACTTTCCAGAAAAGCAAAATGATTATCTGAAAAGGCAGGATTCATCTCCAGAAAACAAAGCTTATGGTGGTTCTTACGTGCATTCAACTCCAGAGCAACATCAGCATCCTGAAAGACTCCTTTCAACACGGAAG GCTATCTCTCCATCTACTCAAGAGAAATTGTGCTTGGCGATGGAATCAATTGATCTCTACAATGATGCTAAGAAATTCA GCCCTGGGAAATTCAGCCGAAGAAAAGTTGTCACAAATCCCAGAGAAATCGTACAGAAATCAAAGAAAACCCAGCGCAATGACGAGAGTTCTCGTATTTCACGCAGCCTACCTAACCTTAGTTCTGGATGTGCATCCATCAAACACTGTTCTGAAAGTGCTATTGTATTCTCACAGCGGCAGATGCATGACATTGAGTCACTTGCCGGGAAGCTAATGAGCGAGTTGAAGTCCATGAAGGACATTGTGGAACAAAAATTACTATTTGAAGCATATCGCAATGCTTCCTTGAAGAATGACGCAGATGAG GTTAAACTAGTAATTGATAATGTTACAAAAACCGAGGAAGCAGCGACAAAGTGGCTAAATATGATGTCAAGGGACTGCAACCGCTTTTGTAAAATAATG AAACTGTCTCCAAACAACATAGATACTTACAAAAATGCTGCCCCCAGGGAGGGGAAAAAGATCAGGTTTGCCGATGAAGCTGGCGGAGAACTATGCCATGTCAAATTTTTTGAAG GTATAGACAGAAATTTGGGTGAACGACATAAGAGAAGCTTGAGGGGCATTGTCAACTTATAtgatgatttaaatatctaG
- the LOC140867176 gene encoding uncharacterized protein produces the protein MAKSPKLRLSFLSSLQICRPKNPTSSVKNPVPAVTYILSPVNSKSFDIPYPGYPNPPPSTPYQSKSRSNTGTSKIAPFESECQSKSCTMHGMIDDEYSLQVFSKTRRECKEKMHNSPISSDSEERACPNATSRIEKRKEKTTNKKSIASINTTTTSVDSKETDSLFSSPPSSNSSHNYNYMLQTIIEEETLNRRKKQIVQKSVRARRFKRFGSKEWEDDETTVPLGEFKEKNMTSRRMVLDMTSGKVNQSFVVVKRSVDPFKDFKTSMLEMILDKQIFRPKELEELLMSFLSLNSRLHHEVIIEAFTEIWKEVYGGSWN, from the coding sequence ATGGCCAAAAGTCCTAAACTTCGCCTCTCTTTTCTTAGTTCCTTACAAATATGTCGACCGAAGAATCCTACTTCATCGGTTAAAAACCCTGTACCTGCTGTTACGTACATTCTCTCCCCTGTCAATTCTAAGTCATTCGACATTCCTTACCCTGGTTATCCTAACCCTCCACCATCTACGCCATATCAGTCCAAGTCCAGAAGCAATACTGGAACATCAAAGATAGCGCCGTTCGAGTCTGAATGTCAATCAAAATCATGCACAATGCATGGAATGATCGACGATGAATATTCATTACAGGTTTTTTCCAAGACAAGAAGAGAATGTAAGGAGAAAATGCACAACTCCCCTATTTCAAGTGACTCTGAAGAGCGTGCTTGTCCTAATGCAACTTCCAGGattgaaaagagaaaagaaaagaccACAAACAAGAAATCGATAGCTAGCATCAATACAACTACCACATCAGTCGACAGCAAAGAGACAGACAGCCTATTTTCTTCTCCTCCGAGCTCCAACTCATCCCATAATTATAACTATATGTTGCAAACTATTATTGAGGAGGAAACCCTCAATCGAAGAAAGAAGCAGATAGTGCAGAAAAGTGTAAGAGCGCGAAGATTTAAGCGCTTTGGTTCAAAAGAATGGGAAGATGATGAAACGACAGTGCCCCTAGGTGAGTTTAAGGAAAAGAATATGACTTCACGGAGGATGGTTCTGGACATGACATCTGGAAAAGTAAATCAGAGTTTTGTCGTGGTGAAGAGGTCAGTTGATCCCTTTAAGGATTTCAAGACATCAATGCTGGAAATGATTCTGGATAAACAGATTTTTCGACCCAAAGAATTGGAAGAGCTATTGATGAGCTTCCTTTCTCTCAATTCAAGACTGCATCATGAAGTTATTATAGAGGCATTTACAGAGATTTGGAAGGAAGTGTATGGCGGATCATGGAACTAG